From a single Brassica napus cultivar Da-Ae chromosome C9, Da-Ae, whole genome shotgun sequence genomic region:
- the LOC106446291 gene encoding uncharacterized protein LOC106446291 isoform X2 produces MWPFWWKGASGFSAHSTAEQVTHGIDGTALTAIITGASSGIGEETTRVLALRGVHVVMAVRNTDSGNQVREKILKDTPQAKIDVMKLDLSSMASVRSFASEFKSLDLPLNLLINNAGIMACPYTLSSDNIELQFATNHLGHFLLTNLLLDTMKKTANESNTEGRIVILSSEGHRYAYREGIRFDKINDEASYNTLQAYGQSKLCNILHATELARQFKEQGVNITVNSLHPGSIMTNLLRYHSFINTLGNAVGKYVLKSSPQGAATTCYAALHPQAKGVSGEYLMDNNISSPNSQGKDTDLAKKLWEFSLSLTGEEEL; encoded by the exons atgtgGCCTTTTTGGTGGAAAGGAGCATCTGGCTTCTCAGCTCACTCCACAGCTGAACAAGTCACTCATGGAATCGACGGTACTGCTCTCACCGCAATCATCACAG GAGCATCAAGTGGTATTGGAGAAGAGACTACGCGTGTTCTTGCTCTTCGTGGTGTTCATGTCGTAATGGCTGTGAGAAACACAGATTCTGGTAATCAAGTCAGAGAAAAGATACTTAAGGACACACCTCAAGCTAAGATTGATGTTATGAAGTTAGATCTTAGCTCAATGGCTTCCGTCAGGAGTTTTGCATCAGAATTCAAGTCCTTGGACCTTCCATTGAATCTTCTCat tAATAACGCAGGGATCATGGCATGTCCCTACACGCTCTCAAGCGACAACATTGAGTTACAGTTTGCAACCAATCATTTGG GTCATTTTCTGTTGACGAACCTTCTTCTTGATACGATGAAGAAAACAGCTAATGAAAGCAATACTGAAGGAAGAATTGTCATTCTCTCATCGGAAGGTCATCGATATGCTTACCGGGAAGGGATTCGATTCGACAAAATAAATGACGAAGCAAG TTACAACACTTTGCAAGCGTATGGTCAGTCAAAGCTCTGTAACATATTGCACGCAACTGAGCTCGCTAGGCAGTTCAAG GAACAAGGTGTGAATATCACTGTCAATTCACTTCATCCCGGATCCATCATGACCAATCTTTTGCGCTACCACAGCTTCATAAATA CACTTGGCAACGCTGTGGGCAAGTATGTGCTTAAAAGTAGCCCACAG GGAGCCGCAACTACATGTTACGCAGCGTTGCACCCGCAAGCGAAGGGAGTGAGTGGGGAATACTTGATGGACAACAACATATCTAGCCCGAATTCTCAGGGTAAAGACACAGATTTGGCCAAGAAACTGTGGGAGTTTAGTTTGAGTCTAACTGGTGAAGAAGAATTATAG
- the LOC106446290 gene encoding eukaryotic translation initiation factor 3 subunit A, protein MANFAKPENALKRADELINVGQKQDALQALHDLITSKRYRAWQKPLEKIMFKYLDLCVDLKRGRFAKDGLIQYRIVCQQVNVSSLEEVIKHFLHLSTEKAEQARSQADALDEALDVDDLEADRKPEDLQLSIVSGEKGKDRSDRELVTPWFKFLWETYRTVLEILRNNSKLEALYAMTAHKAFQFCKQYKRTTEFRRLCEIIRNHLANLNKYRDQRDRPDLSAPESLQLYLDTRFDQLKVATELGLWQEAFRSVEDIYGLMCMVKKTPKSSLLMVYYSKLTEIFWISSSQLYHAYAWFKLFSLQKNFNKNLSQKDLQLIASSVVLAALSVPPFDRAQSASHMELENEKERNLRMANLIGFNLEPKFEGRDMLSRSALLSELVSRGVLSCASQEGKDLFHVLEHEFHPLDLGSKIQPLLEKISKSGGKLSSAPSLPEVQLSQYVPSLEKLATLRLLQQVSKIYQTIRIESLSQLVPFFEFSVVEKISVDAVKNNFVAMKVDHMKGVVIFGNLGIESDGLKDHLAVFAESLNKVRAMLYPVPSKASKLGGIVPNLADTVEKEHKRLLARKSIIEKRKEDQERQQLEMEREEEQKRLKLQKLTEEAEQKRLAAELQERRKQRILREIEQKELEEAQALLEDTEKRMKKGKKKTLLDGEKVTKQNVMQMALTEQVKERQEMEKKLQKLAKTMDYLERAKREEAAPVIEAAYQRRLVEEREFYEREQQREVELSRERHESDLKEKSRLSRMLDFKEKFQEEVISRRQAEFDRIKTEREERISQIIRARKQERDIKRKQMYYLTCEEERIRKLQEEEEARKREEAEKRKKEQAERKAKLDEIAEKQRQRELELEEKEKRRREEVLKGTDAPPARPAEPTVAPAAAPPAVAPSSGSGKYVPKWKRQTAEASGPAAPTPTRPAAESDSWTSRGPPQRSDKWTSGSSSDRPSGSDAWRSGEERRSPFGSSRPRPQR, encoded by the exons ATGGCGAATTTTGCCAAACCTGAGAACGCACTGAAGCGTGCTGATG AGTTGATCAACGTTGGACAGAAACAAGATGCCCTCCAGGCACTTCACGATCTCATCACCTCCAAGAGATACAGAGCGTGGCAGAAACCTCTTGAGAAGATCATGTTCAAGTACCTGGATCTCTGTGTCGACTTGAAGAGGGGTCGTTTCGCCAAGGATGGGTTGATTCAGTACCGTATTGTTTGCCAGCAAGTGAATGTGAGCTCCTTGGAGGAAGTGATCAAGCACTTCCTACACCTTTCTACCGAGAAGGCTGAGCAGGCTCGCTCTCAGGCCGATGCCCTCGACGAGGCTCTTGATGTCGATGACCTTGAAGCTGACCGAAAGCCTGAGGATCTGCAGCTGAGTATTGTCAGTGGGGAGAAAGGGAAAGATAGATCCGACCGTGAGTTGGTCACTCCCTGGTTCAAGTTTCTGTGGGAGACTTACAGAACAGTGCTTGAGATACTGAGGAACAACTCAAAGCTGGAAGCACTTTACGCG ATGACTGCACATAAAGCGTTCCAGTTCTGTAAGCAGTACAAGCGAACAACAGAGTTCCGTAGGCTTTGTGAAATTATCAGAAACCATTTGGCAAACCTGAACAAATACAGAGACCAAAGGGACAGGCCTGACTTATCAGCACCCGAGAGCTTGCAGCTTTACCTTGACACAAGGTTTGATCAGTTGAAAGTCGCTACTGAGCTTGGACTTTGGCAG GAAGCTTTCCGTTCTGTTGAAGATATATATGGACTAATGTGCATGGTTAAGAAAACGCCCAAGTCATCTTTGTTGATGGTCTATTACTCCAAATTGACCGAGATCTTCTGGATTTCTTCTAGCCAACTTTACCATGCGTATGCGTGGTTCAAGCTGTTCAGTCTGCAGAAAAATTTCAACAAGAACTTGAGCCAAAAGGATTTGCAGCTAATAGCATCATCTGTTGTTTTGGCGGCGTTATCTGTGCCACCGTTTGATCGGGCTCAGAGTGCTTCCCATATGGAACTTGAAAATGAGAAGGAACGCAATTTGAGGATGGCCAACCTCATTGGATTCAATCTTGAACCTAAATTCGAGGGCAGAGATATG CTTTCAAGGTCAGCTCTTCTGTCTGAGCTG GTTTCAAGAGGCGTTTTGAGCTGTGCCTCTCAGGAGGGGAAAGATCTCTTCCATGTTTTGGAGCATGAGTTTCACCCACTTGACCTTGGCTCCAAGATTCAGCCTTTACTGGAAAAAATATCCAAGTCTGGTGGGAAGCTGTCGTCAGCTCCGTCTTTACCCGAAGTGCAGCTCTCCCAATATGTTCCTTCTTTGGAGAAGCTGGCAACTCTGAGGCTACTTCAACAG GTGTCTAAGATATATCAGACTATAAGAATTGAGAGTCTGTCTCAGTTGGTACCCTTCTTCGAGTTCTCAGTGGTAGAGAAGATATCTGTTGATGCTGTGAAGAACAACTTTGTTGCCATGAAAGTTGATCACATGAAGGGTGTTGTAATTTTTGGAAATTTG GGTATTGAGTCTGATGGACTGAAGGATCACCTGGCTGTTTTTGCCGAGTCCTTGAACAAAGTAAGAGCTATGCTGTATCCTGTTCCAAGTAAAGCATCAAAGCTAGGTGGCATTGTACCAAATCTAGCAGATACTGTTGAGAAGGAGCACAAAAGACTGCTTGCTCGGAAATCAATCATTGAAAAGAGGAAGGAGGATCAAGAGCGCCAGCAACTAGAAATG GAACGTGAAGAGGAACAGAAACGGCTTAAACTTCAGAAGCTAACCGAGGAAGCAGAACAGAAGAGGCTTGCGGCAGAGCTTCAGgagagaaggaaacaaagaattctGAGGGAGATAGAGCAGAAGGAGCTTGAAGAAGCTCAGGCGTTGCTGGAGGACACAGAGAAACGCATGAAAaaggggaagaagaagacacTTTTAGATGGG GAGAAGGTGACAAAGCAAAATGTGATGCAGATGGCCTTGACTGAGCAGGTCAAGGAAAGGCAGGAAATGGAGAAAAAACTCCAAAAACTTGCTAAGACTATGGATTACTTAGAACGAGCAAAGAGAGAAGAGGCTGCTCCAGTGATTGAAGCTGCATATCAGCGAAGACTGGTAGAGGAAAGAGAGTTTTATGAACGCGAGCAACAG CGTGAAGTTGAACTCAGTAGAGAGCGTCATGAGAGTGACTTGAAGGAGAAGAGCAGATTGTCCAGAATGTTGGATTTTAAG GAAAAATTTCAAGAGGAAGTGATTAGTCGTCGTCAAGCAGAGTTTGACAGAATAAAGACAGAGAGAGAGGAGCGCATCAGCCAAATAATTCGAGCAAGGAAGCAAGAAAGGGATATCAAGAGGAAGCAGATGTATTATTTGACATGTGAAGAGGAAAGAATAAGAAAGCTgcaggaagaagaggaagctcGCAAGCGTGAAG AAGCTGAGAAACGCAAGAAGGAACAAGCTGAACGCAAAGCCAAGTTGGATGAAATTGCTGAAAAGCAAAGACAGAGAGAACTCGAGCTGGAGGAGAAAGAGAAGCGGAGGCGTGAAGAGGTGTTGAAGGGAACTGATGCACCACCTGCTCGCCCTGCAGAGCCTACAGTTGCTCCTGCTGCTGCACCACCAGCAGTGGCGCCATCATCTGGTTCCGGTAAATATGTTCCTAAGTGGAAGCGTCAGACAGCTGAGGCCTCAGGTCCAGCAGCTCCAACGCCCACACGACCAGCTGCAGAATCTGATAGCTGGACCAGCCGTGGACCGCCTCAGAGGTCTGACAAGTGGACCAGTGGTAGCAGCAGTGATCGCCCAAGTGGTAGTGATGCTTGGCGAAGTGGTGAAGAACGCCGGTCCCCGTTTGGAAGCTCTCGGCCCAGGCCACAGCGTTGA
- the LOC106446291 gene encoding uncharacterized protein LOC106446291 isoform X1 codes for MVVTYRKVRSVEGIIDMFEKFAKYSGLRISTEKSTIYLGGVTEDIQMELENKFHYKTDKLPVRYLGLPLTTKSMNTTDYQPLIETIRTRIGSWKNRYLSYAGRLELLGSVLWSISSFWLSAFRLPKACIREIDKICSAFLWSGSELNPRKAKLCWEEVCRPREEGGLGLRSLKDMNNVTILKLFWRLIPNKSSLWVRWIHSTLLKNESIWPVKDNDQKGSWMWRNFLKIRGLAREFCKVEVYNRKGTSFWYDQWSPLGCLMDMLGTRGQIDKGIRQHDTVHTARTKRRRRVHRSEGLIQIENQLQSLSRSEEEDVVLRKGKQDIYKDQFLTAETWNHIRTKKEKVSWHRGIWFTHATPKHRFCTWLAIRNRLTTGDRMVAWNAGIDGTCVLCMQHLETRNHLFFGCDYSSSLWYKLMNVFMGNGYSEEWIDVVLFIQKPNLDRTRSFLVRYVFQATIYMIWRERNCRRHGERPQSPEVLFAMIDRLVKNRIMSIRAQDRRLDCAFQLWIKAVQA; via the coding sequence ATGGTAGTCACATATAGGAAAGTGCGATCTGTAGAAGGAATAATTGACATGTTTGAAAAGTTTGCAAAATACTCAGGCCTGAGAATTAGTACGGAAAAGTCGACCATATACCTGGGAGGGGTAACAGAAGACATCCAGATGGAGCTGGAGAATAAATTTCATTACAAAACAGATAAACTTCCGGTGCGCTACTTGGGCTTACCACTAACCACCAAAAGTATGAATACTACTGATTACCAGCCTCTCATCGAGACAATAAGAACGCGAATAGGATCCTGGAAAAACCGGTACTTATCTTATGCCGGTAGACTTGAGCTTCTTGGCTCAGTTCTATGGAGCATCTCCAGTTTCTGGTTATCAGCTTTTCGTCTACCGAAGGCGTGTATTCGAGAAATCGACAAGATCTGTTCGGCCTTCCTATGGTCAGGTAGCGAGCTTAACCCTCGGAAAGCAAAATTGTGTTGGGAAGAGGTTTGTCGCCCTAGAGAAGAAGGTGGGCTTGGTCTCCGTTCACTAAAAGATATGAACAATGTTACCATCCTAAAGCTCTTCTGGAGGTTAATCCCTAACAAATCATCACTCTGGGTCAGATGGATTCACTCCACACTCCTTAAGAATGAGTCTATTTGGCCTGTCAAAGATAATGATCAAAAAGGTTCATGGATGTGgcgaaattttttgaaaattcgaGGGCTGGCTCGGGAGTTCTGTAAAGTTGAAGTTTATAATAGGAAAGGGACATCTTTCTGGTACGACCAGTGGTCTCCTTTAGGCTGCTTGATGGATATGTTGGGAACAAGGGGTCAGATCGATAAGGGAATACGGCAACATGATACGGTGCATACTGCGAGGACAAAACGTAGAAGAAGAGTTCATCGTTCTGAGGGTCTGATTCAAATTGAGAACCAGCTCCAGTCTTTATCTCGTTCTGAAGAGGAAGATGTTGTCCTTCGGAAAGGGAAACAAGATATTTACAAAGATCAGTTTCTTACTGCAGAAACTTGGAATCACATCAGAACTAAAAAAGAAAAGGTCTCTTGGCACAGAGGAATCTGGTTCACTCATGCTACGCCAAAGCACAGGTTCTGTACTTGGCTAGCTATTCGTAATCGGCTCACTACGGGAGATAGGATGGTCGCCTGGAACGCTGGGATTGATGGGACTTGTGTTCTATGTATGCAACATCTGGAAACGAGAAACCATCTATTTTTCGGCTGCGATTACTCCTCATCACTATGGTacaagctgatgaatgtttttatGGGTAATGGTTACTCAGAAGAGTGGATTGATGTCGTGCTCTTCATACAGAAACCAAACCTGGATCGAACCAGGAGCTTCCTTGTTCGTTACGTTTTTCAAGCTACAATCTACATGATTTGGCGTGAGAGAAACTGTCGCAGGCATGGTGAGAGGCCGCAATCTCCTGAAGTTCTCTTTGCCATGATTGACAGACTGGTCAAGAACAGAATTATGTCCATTAGAGCACAAGACAGGAGACTTGATTGTGCTTTCCAACTTTGGATTAAAGCTGTACAAGCTTGA